The sequence atatttatttttgttgagttcatcttatttaatttttttttggtaatattgATGGTgttgtaattaaaatttagatatatcttggagttttttttttctcctctcctttttatttaataattttttctctctctgtttaatatatattttttctgaaTATCACGAATAgaataaactataaatattatatttttcaattataatatataaaaactatattatttcacCTGTTATTCTTTCTGTATGTGTGTGTGagtatatatattgttttttttttttttttttttaaatatgctaATAAGCAAAAGGAGCCTCTTTCCATCTACCCCTCTTCTATATATGCTGTCAACAGACAAGACAGGGGGAAAGGGAAACAAGACATCTTCGAAAGGGTTTTGGTGCGGTGCAAGGGTTTTAAGGTTTAAGCAATTGAATTTGAAACcaagatcaaaacaaaaaagaaaccatTTTTCACAAAACTTCCCACCATGAAAAGAGCTTCAATCTTACTTCTCTCTCATCTTACTCGCCAAAAACCTAAAACACTAACCCCTCTTCTCACCAGAAACTACTTATCATCTAACACCACAAACACACCCTCCTACTTCTCACTTCATTCACCTACCAATAATCTCAAATCCTGCACCAAAACCAATGGCCTTATTATCAAGCCCCACCAATCCCAAGCAAACCCATCTCGAAATAGTGGTACCCTTGTTGAAACAACTCCTCAAATCTCCTCTAGGCAGaagaaaatcaaggaaaaatcTCAAATTGAAGAGGCTTTTGAGTCTGCAGCGACAGTTGAGGGCATGCTCGAAGCTTTTAAAGATATGGAGGCTTGTTTTGATGAGAGAGAACTTGGTTTGGCTTTATTGAAAATTGGTCTTAAACTTGACCAACAAGGTGAGGACCCTGAAAAGGCTTTAACTTTTGCTACTAGAGCTTTGAAAGTTCTTGATATTGGTGATGATAAGCCTAGTTTTCTTGTTGCTATGACTTTACAATTAATGGGTTCTGTTAGTTATAGTTTAAAAAGGTTTAATGATAGTTTAGGGTATTTAAATAGGGCAAAGAGGATACTGGGTAGGCTGGAGGAGGAGGGGACTACTAATGTTGAGGATATTAGGCCAGTGTTGCATGCTGTGCTGCTTGAGTTATCAAATGTGAAGACTGCGATGGGGAGGAGAGAGGAGGCCATAGATAATCTTAAGAAGTGTTTAGAGATCAAGGAAATGACTATGGATAAAGGCAGTAAAGAATTGGGTGTGGCAAATAGGGAACTGGCAGAGGCTTATGTTGCAGTTTTGAATTTCAATGAGGCTTTGCCGTTTGGTTTGAAGGCATTGGATATACATAAGAGTGGACTTGGGGATTATTCTGTGGAGGTTGCATATGATAGGAAGCTTCTCGGGGTCATATATAGTGGGTTGGAGGAACATGACAAGGCATTGGAGCAGAATGTGCTGTCACAGAAGGTTTTGAAGAGTTGGGGTCTACGATCAGAATTGCTTCATGCTGAGATCGATGCTGCTAATATGCAGATTGCATTGGGCAAGTATGATGAGGCTATTAATACTTTGAAGGGTGTTGTCCAGCAGACAGAGAAAGATGGCGGGACTCGAGCATTAGTGTTCATCTCTATGGCAAAGGCACTATGTCATCTAGAAAAGATTGCAGATGCAAAGAGGTGTCTGGAAATTGCCTGTGGAATTCTTGACAAGAAAGAAACAGCTTCTCCAGTTGAAGTTGCTGAGGCATACTCAGAGATAGCAATGCTATATGAGAATATGAATGAGTTTGAAACGGCAATTTCATTGCTAAAGAGAACACAGTCTATGCTCGAGAAGCTCCCACAAGAACAGCATTCAGAAGGAAGTGTTTCTGCTAGAATTGGGTGGTTACTTCTGTTGACAGGTAAGGTGACTCAGGCAATTCCTTACTTGGAGAGTGCTGCTGAAATGTTGAAGGAGAGCTTTGGGTCCAAACATTTTGGAATTGGATATGTCTACAACAATTTGGGGGCGGCGTATTTGGAATTGGATAGACCACAGTCAGCTGCACAGATGTTTGCAGTTGCAAAGGACATCATGGATGCAGCTCTTGGTCCTCATCATGCAGATTCAATTGAGGCATACCAGAATCTCTCGAAAGCATATAGTGCCATGGGAAGGTAAGAATTAATATGTCCTCAGTTCCTGGTTCCTGATTTTATTGCAAGCGCATGTCTTTTGATTCATTGAGAAAATCATTATTGGGTTGCTATTCCACATCTGTTATGTTGACTAAAATGAGTGGTTTGATGCTGTCTTCCTCTTCATGAAGCctttataaagtaaaaaaaaatcatacatggCAGGCCGAGCATGTGAGTATGCAAGAATGCATGCACTTCTCAAAGGGCATGTGAATATGcaagaaattttgattttgagcaaGTGCtcaatatttctttttcatccGGACCTCTGGCTCTCCACTATCTACCTTCTCAAAAGCCTTCAACAAGCCAAATTAGAACATTCTCTATTGACTCAACTGTTACACAAGCgagttaataaattattatctttttcaattttggtagataaaaaaatacatttttatcgTCATATCATTTGTGGGTAAGGTTTATAGTAGtatgaatttacttttttatgaaGAATCTGGAACAGTTGATTGTGTTATTACTTATGGTGGTAATTAAAGTTAATACTTCTGGTGCAATTAAGCATGTCATGTCAGCATGCatgcattcattcattcatcGGGGCAGCTTGCAAATGGCATGGAATTTAGTGTCATCTaaggttgttttgttttagatttcgATCTCAAAGTAGAATTTCATagtttctaaaaactttttcTTGGATATTGCAGCTATACCCTTGCCATTGAATTCCAGCAGCGAGCAATAGATGCCTGGGAAAGTCATGGACCAAGTGCACATGATATGCTAATGGAAGCCCGTCGAATTCGGGAACAACTAAAGACAAAAGCTCGTGATGCATCCACAAATCAGCTTCCTACAAAAGCCTTGCCCTTGCCTCACAGTAGCCCCTCTGGAAAAAACGAAGAAACTTACATCATGACATCCCTCTCAGCCAGAATCAAACAAGCATAACGTAGTCTGATAAACATCCAGCACTTAGGTACATCTCTGCTTCTGGTTAGCTTTTCTCTTTCCagccattcttttctttttccggTTAGCTTTTTCTCTTACAAGTGgatatgataatttattattgcTATCTGTGGTGCTTTTTTTGTTCCCCTTATTTTCACATGTACTTGTATAATTCTAGTTATTTAAGCAACACAGACACAGTTTCATACGAAATTGGTTTTGGGGATGCGTGCTTTTCTTTGGTTGTGTTTGCCTGATAAAGACTGAAATtactctattttgtttttcatccaCCAAGTTCCTTcttcaaacaaacttgtaaagTTATCTCGCCCCTGCATAAATCCATGTTAAATGGAGGCTTAATCATGCTTTCCATGTAGTGTCGCCATTATCGTTAACAACTTTTACCTAACTTAATATGATTATTCCACGTATGCCTCTAAATATTGAGTATTGGTGACTTTGAGTTTTCAGTCTGTTCCTTTGTGATCAGTTGGACCCTAAAAACCATTAGAGGATGAGAAATTGTAGCTGTTAGAATCTCTGGAGTTTCATCTGGCTATGATGTGAAGTTGTTTTATTCTAGTGTCTGCACTACTTTGTGAATTTTATGTAGCTTTGCTGAGGCAATAGCACATGGAATGATGCTTGCTGAGCAAGGGTTGCAATTGAGACGGAGGGGATTATACGTGGTTACTGTAGTATAAAATTTTCACTTGGAAGAtcgtgatgatgatgatgatgcaatAGGCCACAATGGGACGTGGGTTGGCTCTGTGTAATGTCTATCCTCACTGGGTTTGGGCTGGGCTGTACATCGTTTAACGACTATTATGGAGTCGTTTCATGACACCACCCGAACAAAAGAttggctaattaattaattagtcctcATGATTCCAAAACTTGTAtgtttaatctttgtattttaaaactcatttaTAAATTAAGCCCTTCAtcagttttatattattttcagattaatcttattttaataaatagaagAATAATGGATAAGGAAGTAATACCCGAGCACACTAGACTCACTGGTACTGTAGAGGTCCGAAATGATATAAGGTAAGTGCAAGTTTCAAAGATTAACTTGGAGACTAATATTTAATTGTTGAggaataataatgtttttaaagagagaattataagcttgtttaattgtttgtttaCCATCCTTCATCGGGTTGTTATTtagttgtattttttagatttaaacttTACTTAtacaagaaatgattttttaagatttgttgcCGACATCAAATTATGGTGtaataagaaattttaattagttattttttatttagcttctcctctttttttttctttgtttttgttgtagcatatcaacattgattttattttttattttttttattatctttctttgttactttaagtctgtttttttttttttttctctgttttgctCTTTTCCTGTATATTGCTTCGGCTATTGACTTTATAgtctttttaatattcttttgatgattatctaaaaagaaaaaatagaagcaaGCAAGATGGaaatattcaatgaaaaaaaaagtattattgaaaaaaaaaaacactacataATTGAAGATGATCGATGCTAGTTAAGGaacaattaaattgtttttgggaTCACAAGGACGAGACAATAGGGAATTAAGTACAACTCACTGATTCTTGGATTGTAgatagaggtttttttttttttttttttgggaaataaattaaatagttttttattctttttttattttatacggGTCCGCCTATTACTTTTCGAACCTCTGTTTGgccttaattgattaaattaataatataacttcaaatgttattatttctatataaaaaaatagaaaatacgaAAATAGTGTCCACTAAATCCAACTTCATGTCAacatttcaattaataaaattgattaaatcttTTGAATGTAAATTCTCAATAAAGTGAAAGAATAAAGATATTTCAAGTATTATTATTGGTTAATAGTCTGTCCAGTTTCCACTAGCAAGACTTTGAAAAGAACCTTACTAcacaaggcaaaaaaaaaaaaaaaaaaaactatgactTGACTCATTGATTGTTCTCCCAAATACAATTGATTAGTCTCTGTTTTGCCTCTCTATTGATGAATTTCGAAGCAGGTGGCcgaataacaaaaataattatttgaccAGCAATAGCGACAATCTCCTTGGCGGCGTAATTACTAGTACCTTGTGTCGTGGTTTGCATGCATAAGGGATGTTTATtatgtataattaattatatttgaatcTAACTATCTGATAGTTGttttagcaataaaaaattaaaattaaatggtttgttttttctataattttaagtttaaattttataattgttaatataatatcattgaaaacttatatagttattaactttaaaactcataaaaataattaaagtgtgTGTAAACTAGTCTAGATAttcattcatattaataaaaaaataaattatatttgaatataTCTAATTACAATCTATAATCCTGGTATTAGATATATTGATCacccaattaaattaatttgaaaaacaatccatttatttaaggaaaacaaaaatcatttaaaaaactattacatTTGTTTCCCGAAGAAAAAAAACGTTTGGAAAAACTCATTGTAGAAAACTATACCGTGGGTCAGTGTCAAGACAGTTGccatttctttttcctctccgtAGCCCTAATATTACTTTTCTTCAGAGAATAAGTattactaatattttatttaataaaataagtatATTTTAACTTTTGTCCCGAGTCGAGACAAGAACTCGCAACAAGCCGAATCCAAAACATCCAATATTGTCTTCATAACTTGCCAGGAAGTTGATGCCAGGGCCAcacatgttaattaatttttactttgtgTTTCTCTCTAATCACACAGGTAATTAACTCATTGAATcttaataaaatacttaatttccACTAATTAAAACAGGTCAAAATGAAGCAGTTAACTGCTACTCAGAGCCATTCCACCTCCTTATTGAGCTTGTTCTTTCTTCAGACGAGTCACCCTTTCCTCTCATCATGCAGTAAATAGGCTTGAGCTTTGCTGTGACCGCAAAACTACTCTCTCTTCGAAGGGAAAGAGTCGTTGCAATACTCAAATAAATccttaattatcatatttatatGATCAAGACAATAATTTGTCCACTCAGGAgtctttttaattaagttgttAATTAGCTGTAGGCTAAGCAAAAGATACCATCTCAGAGCTagtctatataaaaaataagaataatgagattcgaactcatgattatttaatattatgattttaatatcatgttaaaaaatcattttaatttccaTTGGTTTAAACTGTTAGTgagattctaaaatataataggttattattttttaaaacattttctaCCCAGTTTTGGTTGTGGTAATTGTTTAAGGATCAACGAGAGACTTTTGATAAAAAACTGTTAacatgagaagaagaaagcctATTATTGCAGTGCACTAGGCTTAAttacttgaatttattttgcTAGTTATAGCATGAAGAAAAGATGCACGGGTCTACGTGCACATATCCAGCTTAATTTAGGCAactgcattaattaatttttatatccatTGACCATTGGATCAACTGAAATTCAATCTCAAGCCACCCTTTTTCTCTTATGGGAAATTCTTTATGGAATAATGACACTTGATTTTATCTACcgattaactaattaattaggtaGCGTCGTAGACCAGCAGCATCCAGTCATATAGGCTTCAAACTTCTAGATGCAGAAGTCCTAAACTAATGCTCAATCTGGAGCAATTTATTGTACTGCTATCCAATCAAATCAGAGTATTTAATTTTCAAGTCAGAGAAAAAAGTTTTGcatcttgaagaaaattttcctgatttatcaattttttatggatattttgAAAGcagtagaatatatatataaacaatatatattaatatttaaaattactttatcaataaaaatatgtaaaataaaaatagaattagaATATAATTGGAAATTCAGTTAAacttacattaataaaaataaattataatacaataaaaaaaatacaatcattaAGCTTATTGTATAAATGAACCATAATATACTGGTCGAAACTTAGTTTGatatattagtaaaaatatGGTATCTATAAATGTCATTATATGTGAAGACAATGAGACAACAAGCGATGGCATTAATGGGGCTATAGGTGTTGGCATATTTtggtttatatttaatattttaccatggtatttaaaattattaataagatattttttcatgGAATCTATATgttctttcattttaaaaataaaatcatctttttttttttttgcaatactTGATAAAATGAATTAGGATATGATGACTTTATCGAGTAAAGATGTGAAAGAAAACTCGTATTGATTATAGACTTTAACATATGAGATGCAATATATACCCTACCCTTTATAACTTCTCTTGAAACAACACACCAAATTACttcattaaataaatgatgatttttCTGATCCGTTTTATACTTTGAAatcatcttctttttataatcttccaaaaaaaattacatgtaataataaattcaattgaatattgagtaatatttaaattatataaataaataataaaagtacatgcaacaatatttttaaacttgttGTTTACAAAGATTGCTTAACTACTTAGCTCTCTTATGCAATGCTAAAAAGACATCATCACATCTTATGAAAGTTCTTTCCCACATGCTTGTTCATGCAATTATCTTGGCATGCTAACTTGATAAGATACAAATGACATTGTATATAATGAAATCTTATTTTGTTATATGTTTTAGTTAACTGATTTCTTCTTGCAAATTATGATCTTTTTTGTAATTCATAAAGGGAgaccaaatatttttaatcatttaatccCAATCATCATTGTTTACTTGGGTATTTTCAAGATTCAAGGCCGTGATAAAGCTGGCCGTAAGGTTCTTCTCATCACAGGCAAGCACTTCCCTGGTAAGGACAACATGCAGTTTACTTGAGGTATTTTTGGGGATTTAATCCAGCAATTAACACCTGCCAAGCACCCATGAATCATGCACCAAAACCTTAAGCACTTTCCATGTGAGTGGAGCTTGGTCAAAAAGGCTATGAGGGGAACCTCAGAAAAGGCAAGACTCTTATTATCTTACTCTCCACTGAAGAGAAAATGACCAAGAGTGGCAAGAAAGAGCCACTCTTGAAGGCCCGGATGCAAAAAGTGAATAGATTCAAGATGATTCTTGACTTTGATAGGAATATCCTCGTAAATTGATCGAAGGGTCGAAATCCCAGGGAGATTCTCACTCCTTTGAACATCCGTGTGCATATACACCACCGAAAATggcttttcttctaattttggaTATATTTTCTCCTCCAAGTATTCTTTCAACACCTCACCGCTCACCTCCCGAGCTAAAACCCCACAAAAAAGGTTACTTTTAcagcaaaaagagagaaataaatccCCAAAAATACCTCAAGTAAACTGCATGTTGTCCTTACCAGGGAAGTGCTTGCCGGTGATGAGAAGAACCTTACGGCCAGCTTTATCACGGCCTTGAATCTAGAAAATACCAAGTTCTTTATTCTGCTGCTTCGAGGTAATTCTAGTCTTATCTTTTCAAATATTGTGAATAAtcgttttatcttttttgaaaaGTACATATTTTTTCTgctgaataaaatataataaataaaatagaataattacATATAATAGTGATATcacaacaatatatatttttttctcccgtttttgttgtttgaattgaaaatgtaatagaaattggtaaaaaaaagttGCTGTCCAAGGGAATGGGTCAAGGGATTTAAATGCATTCTCTTGAAAGCAGCCTCCTGCATAGGACACAACTCCAGTTCCACCGCAGCCAGTTAATGTGGACTTCGATGTAAAACATTCTGCTTTTGTCTAAGCAtcgccaattttttttatctagagaCCATCTAGATGACTTGGAAAagcttgtatttatttttattaataatatttcgaagagtaaataaataaagacgGATGCATAATTCAATGGTTTATGAAGAAGGGAGATTCAATTGCTGTACTTGTGTTATTGCTAGGaggaattttatttaatgtggaAAGACTCATACGTGAGAAGATATAAATATTGTTGAGTTACATATGTATGTAAATgtgaaattaatgagaaaagaACTACACGAATTAATAAGATGATTTGAGCTTTTGGATTGTGCTGGTGTCTGCAACATGCATGCATAATTCCTTGCATGCTCGTTCATGATAAGCCCATTAAAGCTTTCGATTATATACAAGTCTTCACAATattgaaaacagaaaaaatattctagtattttaaaaatattcaccACTCCCCATATCtcatttatttaaatgaaatcacgtgtaatatgatatatattgatattgaaattgatatgattttcaattttatttttcatagatttttttatttttctaaatcacttaaatcataaaattttcaatgataattgttaaataatacATTTGGCTTCATTCACTAGTGAATTGAACAGGAAGTACCGCGAGTATGATCTTGAATTACTTCAGTATTTTTCTACAAAATGCtttcaaaagtacttttaatcACCTTTTCTAACTTGTATATAATTGTCTCAATGGTATACAGGTTCTTAACtagtatataataataataataataataataataataataataataataataataataataataattctgtcgtgttttcttttccttcattgCTACGTACAGAAGCTAGCCGCCAGGTACAAGACCTTATATAAGGCGCACAATGCTTTAAGGTAGAGGCACCGCTAAGCTATTTCTCCACAAATCATCAAACTTATAGTTGTTGTCttacaacaaaaaatttcacGTTGTAATTAATGGAGAAGCTCATCTCGAACTACAATCAAGTTCAGATCAAGTCGTTGCCGGAGAAGTATATTTTCCCACCAGAAAAACGACCGGGGAAGCTCCCTGTTTCTGCATGCAAGTTCGTGCCCGTAATAGATCTCGATGAAGCAGCGGGTGACAATAGAGCAGCTATTTCACAGAAGATTTTGAAGGCAAGCCAAGAGTTTGGATTTTTTCAGGTTGGTACAAACAATAATTTATCTCTGATTTAATCATTGATTATGCCTCAAAATGTTAATCTAGCTCGTGAATATGAATGTAATGACATATTTGCAATCATAAAATCACAGGTGGTCAATCATGGAGTTCCTGAAGATCTGATGAAAGACACAATGAGAATGTTTAAGGAATTCTTTGAGCTGCCTGCGGAGGACAAGGCAATATTCTACACCGAGGACGCAAGATCAAAAAAGCACTGTAAACTGTACCCGAGTAGCTTAATTTATGCCACCGAAGATATTCACTTATGGCGTGACAATTTAAAACACGACTGCCATCCTCTGGAGAAATGCATTCTTGACTGGCCGGTAAAGCCAACTAGATACCGGTAAAGTAATTAATCCCACATATCAATTAATTATGTCAATCTTCGTCCCACAACTGCATGCAGGAAAGTAATTGTAAATTCTCCATATTAAGTTTACCTTCATAACTTTCACAGACAGATCGTTGGGAGTTATGCAGCTGAAGTGACGAAGTTGGCACCAAGAATATTGGAGCTGGTTTGTGAAGGACTAGGGCTAGAGTCCGGGTATTTTGAGGGGAAGCTAGGTGAAGTTACGACTCTGTCAGTCAATCATTACCCGCCATGCCCAGACCCAAGTTTAGCTCTGGGATTATCTAAACACTGTGATCCAAATCTCATAACCATTTTACTCCAAGATGATGTTTGTGGGCTTCAAATCTTCAAGGATAATGAATGGATTGGTGTTGAACCTGTTCCTAATGCATTCGTGGTTAACATAGGCTACCAGTTGCAGGTACACCTCGATcgtatatataataaaagtactgttttaattactgttttttttatcataaaaaaagcgATGTTAAGAGTGACTTGAAGTCAATTAAGCAATTCTCTGGattatattttctgaaaaatcttAGTTGGTGTTGTGCTATAGATTATGAGCAACAACAAGCTGAAAAGTGTTGAACATCGAGCTGTGACAAATTCAAGGACTGCTCGGACAAGTGCTGCCTTCTTTTTTAATCCTAGTGATGACATCATGA is a genomic window of Populus alba chromosome 5, ASM523922v2, whole genome shotgun sequence containing:
- the LOC118062192 gene encoding protein KINESIN LIGHT CHAIN-RELATED 2; this encodes MKRASILLLSHLTRQKPKTLTPLLTRNYLSSNTTNTPSYFSLHSPTNNLKSCTKTNGLIIKPHQSQANPSRNSGTLVETTPQISSRQKKIKEKSQIEEAFESAATVEGMLEAFKDMEACFDERELGLALLKIGLKLDQQGEDPEKALTFATRALKVLDIGDDKPSFLVAMTLQLMGSVSYSLKRFNDSLGYLNRAKRILGRLEEEGTTNVEDIRPVLHAVLLELSNVKTAMGRREEAIDNLKKCLEIKEMTMDKGSKELGVANRELAEAYVAVLNFNEALPFGLKALDIHKSGLGDYSVEVAYDRKLLGVIYSGLEEHDKALEQNVLSQKVLKSWGLRSELLHAEIDAANMQIALGKYDEAINTLKGVVQQTEKDGGTRALVFISMAKALCHLEKIADAKRCLEIACGILDKKETASPVEVAEAYSEIAMLYENMNEFETAISLLKRTQSMLEKLPQEQHSEGSVSARIGWLLLLTGKVTQAIPYLESAAEMLKESFGSKHFGIGYVYNNLGAAYLELDRPQSAAQMFAVAKDIMDAALGPHHADSIEAYQNLSKAYSAMGSYTLAIEFQQRAIDAWESHGPSAHDMLMEARRIREQLKTKARDASTNQLPTKALPLPHSSPSGKNEETYIMTSLSARIKQA
- the LOC118062190 gene encoding hyoscyamine 6-dioxygenase, which produces MEKLISNYNQVQIKSLPEKYIFPPEKRPGKLPVSACKFVPVIDLDEAAGDNRAAISQKILKASQEFGFFQVVNHGVPEDLMKDTMRMFKEFFELPAEDKAIFYTEDARSKKHCKLYPSSLIYATEDIHLWRDNLKHDCHPLEKCILDWPVKPTRYRQIVGSYAAEVTKLAPRILELVCEGLGLESGYFEGKLGEVTTLSVNHYPPCPDPSLALGLSKHCDPNLITILLQDDVCGLQIFKDNEWIGVEPVPNAFVVNIGYQLQIMSNNKLKSVEHRAVTNSRTARTSAAFFFNPSDDIMIEPAKALVNASNPQVFRAFQYIEFLRNYITRNGSDDDALEHFKLRA